From Vicinamibacteria bacterium, one genomic window encodes:
- a CDS encoding right-handed parallel beta-helix repeat-containing protein has protein sequence MSTLVKFFLFVTLPLGMAWLPATSPPGARSTGLGSSIVSTRMNQTPVVSAGPDSALTLPETASLTGVVSDDGEPLPVEVSWSLLSGPADVAFADPGLARTTATFSMPGTYILELTATDSEHVSSDPTTFVVHAPELGPIVRVPQDRATIQDAIDAAKDGDTVLVSPGRYDETLVLAGKTITLASQFLTTGDSSLIERTILDGGGSTVIEVRDSVGPATRIIGFTIRNGDDGISARARLRIENNRFVGNKDAIDYERGGGVCRGNLFESNSDDGIDLDGPTAAIIEHNIIRGNRDDGIEIRLHPYEGPTLDIKIRHNVISGNGEDGIQIIDYPDRSDRVLVIERNHIEANAMAGLGLMDNGRTKEDYRAASVVESILLVHNTFLDNDHGVTGGDNLVALNNLFAGSARIALKGADGASIAAHNLFWNNGTDVHQSHVVEKTNVFSDPMLDARGRPRNGSPAIDAGAVSFERSGARLLQANEGAFSGTGPDLGAVETNFTAGAPSRR, from the coding sequence TTGAGTACGCTGGTTAAGTTCTTTCTGTTCGTGACCCTACCACTGGGGATGGCATGGCTCCCGGCGACTTCGCCGCCGGGCGCCCGCTCGACCGGCTTGGGATCCTCCATCGTTTCGACCCGAATGAATCAGACGCCCGTTGTGTCCGCGGGTCCCGACTCGGCTCTGACGCTTCCGGAAACCGCGAGCCTGACCGGGGTGGTCTCGGATGACGGAGAACCGCTTCCGGTCGAGGTCTCCTGGAGTCTTCTGAGTGGACCAGCGGATGTCGCTTTCGCGGATCCCGGCTTGGCCCGTACGACCGCCACGTTCTCGATGCCGGGAACCTATATTCTCGAGCTCACCGCGACCGACAGCGAGCATGTCTCTTCGGATCCGACGACGTTCGTCGTTCATGCTCCCGAGCTTGGCCCGATCGTCCGCGTTCCACAAGACCGCGCGACGATTCAAGATGCCATCGACGCCGCGAAAGACGGCGACACGGTCCTCGTATCCCCCGGCAGGTACGACGAGACCCTCGTTCTGGCCGGCAAGACGATCACTCTGGCCTCGCAATTCCTCACCACGGGGGATTCGTCGCTCATCGAGCGGACGATTTTGGATGGCGGCGGCTCCACGGTCATCGAGGTCAGGGATTCGGTAGGCCCCGCAACCCGGATCATCGGCTTCACCATCCGAAATGGAGACGACGGTATCAGCGCCAGGGCAAGACTGCGGATTGAGAACAACCGCTTCGTGGGTAACAAGGATGCGATCGATTACGAGAGGGGTGGGGGCGTGTGTCGCGGCAATCTCTTCGAGAGTAACAGCGATGACGGCATCGATCTCGACGGGCCGACGGCAGCCATCATCGAGCACAACATCATTCGGGGCAACCGCGACGATGGAATCGAGATTCGGCTCCATCCCTACGAAGGGCCTACTCTGGATATCAAAATCCGCCACAACGTCATCTCCGGCAACGGAGAGGACGGAATCCAGATCATCGACTATCCCGACCGTTCCGATCGCGTTCTCGTAATCGAGCGCAACCACATCGAGGCGAATGCCATGGCCGGCCTCGGATTGATGGACAACGGTCGCACCAAGGAGGATTACCGCGCTGCCAGCGTGGTGGAATCGATCCTTCTCGTCCACAATACGTTCCTCGACAACGATCACGGCGTCACCGGGGGGGACAATCTCGTCGCCCTCAACAACCTCTTCGCCGGCTCGGCGCGAATCGCCCTCAAGGGGGCCGACGGAGCTTCGATTGCCGCCCACAACCTGTTCTGGAACAACGGCACCGACGTCCATCAGAGCCACGTCGTCGAAAAGACCAATGTGTTCTCCGATCCGATGCTCGACGCTCGGGGTCGGCCTCGAAACGGGAGCCCGGCGATCGACGCCGGAGCGGTGTCGTTCGAACGCAGCGGCGCGAGATTGCTCCAAGCGAACGAGGGGGCCTTCTCCGGCACCGGCCCCGACCTCGGCGCGGTCGAGACGAACTTCACCGCCGGCGCTCCGTCCCGGCGTTAA
- a CDS encoding DUF4956 domain-containing protein — MQPSAPLTFQDFLATTSVQIPVFSFVTNLLIAAALSFLLGRIYVKYADTLANRNAFARNFMLITMTTMLIISIVKSSLALSLGLVGALSIVRFRAAIKDPEELAYLFLAIGIGLGLGADQTTITLVAVALISAILILRKSVARRARPGQNVQLTVHSHNPQKVELKQVIDTLTRYCSAVNLKRFDETREALQACFFVEFADYDQLNEAKQALQSLGDSVNVSFLDNKGMV; from the coding sequence ATGCAGCCCAGTGCGCCGCTGACGTTTCAGGATTTCCTTGCGACGACGAGTGTCCAGATACCCGTATTCTCGTTCGTGACCAACCTGCTCATCGCCGCCGCCTTGTCGTTTCTGCTGGGCCGAATCTATGTGAAGTACGCCGACACCCTCGCCAACCGAAACGCCTTTGCACGCAACTTCATGTTGATCACGATGACCACGATGCTCATCATCTCCATCGTGAAGTCGTCTCTCGCCCTGTCGCTGGGTCTGGTCGGGGCGCTCTCCATCGTACGGTTCCGGGCCGCCATCAAGGACCCGGAAGAGCTCGCCTACCTTTTCCTTGCGATCGGTATCGGGCTCGGCCTGGGCGCCGATCAGACGACGATTACCCTCGTGGCCGTCGCCCTGATTTCCGCGATCTTGATTCTCCGCAAGAGCGTGGCACGACGGGCTCGCCCCGGTCAGAACGTCCAGTTGACGGTCCACAGCCACAACCCTCAGAAAGTCGAGCTGAAGCAAGTCATCGACACGCTGACGCGTTACTGCTCCGCGGTCAACCTCAAGCGCTTCGACGAGACCAGGGAAGCGCTTCAGGCTTGCTTCTTCGTCGAGTTCGCCGATTACGACCAGCTCAACGAGGCGAAGCAGGCGCTGCAGAGCTTGGGAGACTCGGTCAACGTCAGTTTTCTCGACAACAAAGGAATGGTCTGA
- a CDS encoding VTC domain-containing protein: protein MTSEGTNANGYRFERKFFVRDLSKEEVESVVRLHPALFSEIFEERDVNNIYFDSVRMNNYSDNVEGSRDRKKHRIRWYGELLGRVARPTLEIKIKKGLLGRKETYSMEAMEVGPSGNELLLDRVLADRNVPETVKNEMAGLEAVLVNRYRRRYFRSADARYRITLDTEFRFYRMEGLSTPWLAPLTDEANVILELKYEPEDDETVSTITNQFPFRMTKSSKYADGIARLYGW, encoded by the coding sequence GTGACGAGTGAGGGAACGAACGCGAACGGCTATCGATTCGAGCGTAAGTTCTTCGTCAGAGATCTCTCGAAGGAGGAGGTCGAATCGGTCGTTCGCTTGCATCCGGCATTGTTCTCCGAGATCTTCGAGGAGCGCGACGTCAACAATATCTACTTCGACTCCGTGAGAATGAACAACTATTCCGACAACGTAGAGGGGTCGCGGGACCGAAAGAAGCACCGCATTCGATGGTACGGAGAGCTTCTGGGTCGTGTGGCGAGACCGACTCTGGAGATCAAGATCAAGAAGGGTCTCCTGGGACGCAAAGAGACCTATTCGATGGAAGCGATGGAGGTCGGCCCGAGCGGGAACGAGCTCCTCCTCGACCGGGTCCTTGCCGATCGCAACGTTCCCGAGACGGTCAAGAACGAGATGGCGGGGCTCGAGGCGGTGCTCGTCAACCGCTATCGCCGACGATACTTTCGCTCCGCCGACGCGAGGTATCGAATCACCCTCGATACCGAGTTCCGCTTCTACCGGATGGAGGGACTCTCCACGCCCTGGCTCGCGCCATTGACCGATGAGGCCAATGTCATCCTGGAGTTGAAGTACGAGCCCGAGGACGACGAGACGGTGAGTACCATCACGAATCAGTTTCCCTTCCGCATGACCAAGAGCTCCAAATACGCCGACGGAATCGCGAGGTTGTACGGCTGGTAG